One Dysosmobacter welbionis DNA segment encodes these proteins:
- a CDS encoding BadF/BadG/BcrA/BcrD ATPase family protein — protein MDVILGIDIGGSTTKIVGLRTDGSVISMLRVRAEDQVTSLYGALGNYLTSNRLSLRDVRRVVLTGVGASYVEGDIYGLPTCKVGEFSASGTGALALSGQSSAVVVSMGTGTAFLWASPDGIRHLCGSGIGGGTLGGLCHKLVGMERFGQIKKLAESGNLDHVDLTMKDITVHSAPTLDPDMTAANFGDLAEDATPADLAAGVVNLVLQAIGTMTVLACQCCDSKTVVLTGSMTTLPQAVTNFQLFEKLYGIHYIIPENATFATAIGAGLYSLQKKPEA, from the coding sequence ATGGATGTGATCTTAGGCATTGACATCGGCGGCTCCACCACCAAAATCGTGGGTCTGCGGACGGACGGCAGTGTGATCTCCATGCTGCGGGTCCGGGCGGAGGATCAGGTGACCAGCCTGTATGGCGCCCTTGGCAACTATCTCACCAGCAACCGGCTCTCCCTGCGGGATGTGCGGCGGGTAGTGCTCACCGGCGTGGGCGCCTCTTATGTGGAGGGCGACATCTACGGTCTGCCCACCTGTAAAGTGGGCGAGTTCTCCGCCAGCGGCACCGGAGCCCTGGCCCTGTCGGGCCAGTCCTCCGCCGTGGTGGTCAGCATGGGCACCGGCACCGCTTTCCTCTGGGCGTCCCCCGACGGCATCCGCCACCTGTGCGGCAGCGGCATCGGCGGCGGCACTCTGGGCGGGCTCTGCCACAAGCTGGTGGGAATGGAGCGCTTCGGCCAGATCAAAAAGCTGGCGGAGAGCGGCAATCTGGACCATGTAGACCTGACCATGAAGGACATCACGGTCCACTCCGCTCCCACTCTGGACCCGGATATGACTGCCGCCAACTTCGGCGATCTGGCGGAGGACGCCACTCCTGCGGACCTGGCGGCCGGCGTGGTCAATCTGGTGCTCCAGGCCATCGGCACCATGACGGTGCTGGCCTGCCAGTGCTGTGACTCCAAGACTGTGGTGCTGACCGGGTCCATGACCACCCTGCCCCAGGCGGTCACGAATTTCCAGCTGTTTGAAAAGCTGTACGGCATCCACTATATCATTCCCGAAAACGCCACGTTTGCCACCGCCATCGGCGCGGGACTGTACAGCCTGCAGAAAAAGCCGGAGGCCTGA